The window AAGCTTTTTCGTAACTCTGGGAAGACAGGATATCAATAATCTGCAGACGGACCGCTATAAACCGGAGCAAAAGCTTCAGTATGCCGAAAAATTTGCAGATATCAGCTATTACATCAATCTGCACTGTACGGAACCGCTCCGGCTGGAGGATATCGCTTCCTATACCGGCTTCAGCAAATTTCATTTCTGCCGGCTTTTCAAGGAATTCGTCGGCTGCACCTTTCATGACTATGTAACGGGCTGCCGTCTGGCCCATGCGCAGAGCCTGCTTGCCTCTGCGGCAACCACCATCACAGAGGCTGCTCTTC is drawn from Anaerotignum faecicola and contains these coding sequences:
- a CDS encoding AraC family transcriptional regulator; protein product: MNLRGVGSLINSLSPYRIIRKEENPELSRTLRNYLLLIEEEYNKKDLFCDASIHSLFTSFFVTLGRQDINNLQTDRYKPEQKLQYAEKFADISYYINLHCTEPLRLEDIASYTGFSKFHFCRLFKEFVGCTFHDYVTGCRLAHAQSLLASAATTITEAAL